A genomic region of Anaerolineales bacterium contains the following coding sequences:
- a CDS encoding pilus assembly protein, whose product MWRRLRQHLPAGRGQGMVEFALTIPVLLLIIVGIFEAGRMLYVYQSISSASREAARLGSGASEAVTTTPYLDCAAIRARAVELGRPGNVLPANVLIWYERTVPPPTPQPPTGTPELGYCSASATLETGDRIVVQVMGTFTPGAPMPIFKFPSLTFTSITRRTIVKGVDLTGWLPMLADLQINVAAEAE is encoded by the coding sequence ATGTGGCGTAGATTGCGGCAACACCTTCCCGCTGGCCGGGGCCAGGGCATGGTGGAATTTGCTCTCACCATCCCAGTCCTGTTGCTGATCATTGTGGGCATCTTTGAGGCCGGCCGCATGCTGTATGTCTACCAGTCGATCAGTAGCGCCAGCCGTGAGGCGGCGCGCTTGGGCTCCGGCGCCAGCGAAGCGGTCACTACCACGCCGTATCTCGATTGCGCCGCCATTCGCGCCCGTGCAGTGGAATTGGGGCGGCCGGGCAATGTGCTCCCCGCCAATGTACTGATTTGGTATGAACGCACGGTGCCACCGCCCACACCGCAACCGCCAACTGGAACGCCGGAGTTGGGCTACTGCTCTGCCTCGGCTACCCTGGAAACAGGCGATCGCATTGTGGTTCAAGTGATGGGAACGTTCACGCCCGGTGCGCCGATGCCTATCTTTAAGTTCCCATCATTAACATTTACCAGCATCACGCGCCGCACCATCGTTAAAGGCGTTGATCTCACTGGCTGGTTGCCCATGCTGGCTGACCTGCAGATCAATGTGGCCGCAGAGGCTGAGTAG
- a CDS encoding four helix bundle protein — MKDFRKLQVWEKSHLFALHVYKATAQFPAAELYGLTSQLRRAAVSVPSNIAEGVGRGSDADMRRFLQIAFGSASEIEYQLLLAFELKFLNSEQHTLLNQDITEVKKMLSSLIRKLKADS, encoded by the coding sequence GTGAAAGATTTTCGCAAGTTGCAAGTATGGGAGAAATCTCATCTATTCGCGCTTCACGTTTACAAGGCCACCGCACAGTTTCCAGCCGCAGAACTATACGGACTTACCAGCCAGCTTAGGCGAGCCGCTGTGTCTGTTCCCTCGAATATCGCCGAGGGCGTGGGGCGCGGCAGTGATGCTGATATGCGTCGGTTCTTGCAGATAGCCTTTGGATCAGCCAGTGAGATCGAGTATCAGCTGCTGCTTGCATTTGAGCTAAAATTCCTTAATAGTGAGCAACATACGCTGCTCAATCAAGACATAACCGAAGTCAAGAAGATGCTCAGTTCGCTCATTCGCAAGCTGAAGGCTGACAGCTGA
- a CDS encoding mechanosensitive ion channel: MTLIDSIRLWMDTHASSAPWVVLGAVIFSFLFARYIVGRGLVWLTRHTQNQWDDVLVQHMRPNRLAWVAPLAVVYAFAYLWPQLADGLQMGSLFLMLWILVLTLNAVLSAANAIYESRANYSGVPIQGYLDLGKIVFMGVGVILSLSIFTGRSPLLLLGGLGALTAILLLIFQDTILALVASVQIAANDLVKEGDWIEVPAFDADGDVANMSLHTIKIQNFDMTFTVIPTHKLLDVSFKNWRGMSQSGGRRVKRAISLGIQSVRFCTDEEKIQLQQIDLLRDFFSNQPGQLTNVSVFMAYVDRYLRQRPDVKKDQTILVRQLDPGPTGLPIEIYVFTTTTAWEAYEAIQASIFDHLLAIVPQFGLRVFQNPTGANFSSWQ; this comes from the coding sequence ATGACCCTTATCGATAGCATCAGACTCTGGATGGATACCCATGCCAGCAGCGCCCCTTGGGTGGTGCTGGGTGCAGTGATCTTCAGTTTCCTCTTTGCGCGCTATATCGTCGGGCGCGGCCTGGTGTGGCTTACTCGCCACACGCAAAACCAATGGGATGACGTGCTGGTGCAGCACATGCGCCCCAATCGCCTGGCCTGGGTTGCTCCCTTGGCTGTGGTGTATGCCTTCGCCTACCTGTGGCCGCAGCTAGCCGACGGCCTGCAAATGGGCAGCCTGTTCCTCATGCTGTGGATCCTGGTGCTGACCTTGAATGCCGTGCTCTCGGCGGCCAACGCCATCTACGAAAGCCGCGCCAATTACTCTGGCGTGCCGATCCAGGGCTATCTCGACCTGGGCAAGATCGTTTTCATGGGCGTTGGCGTGATCCTCAGCCTCTCCATATTTACCGGGCGCTCGCCTCTGCTGCTGCTGGGCGGGCTGGGTGCGCTGACCGCCATTCTCTTACTCATCTTCCAGGATACGATCCTGGCCCTGGTAGCCAGCGTACAGATCGCTGCCAACGATCTGGTTAAAGAAGGCGATTGGATCGAAGTGCCCGCCTTTGACGCCGATGGCGATGTGGCCAACATGTCGTTGCATACCATCAAGATCCAGAACTTCGATATGACCTTTACGGTCATCCCCACCCACAAGCTACTGGATGTTTCGTTCAAGAACTGGCGCGGCATGAGCCAGAGCGGTGGCCGCCGGGTGAAACGTGCCATCTCGCTGGGTATTCAAAGCGTACGCTTCTGCACCGATGAAGAAAAGATCCAGCTTCAGCAGATTGACCTGCTGCGTGATTTCTTTTCCAACCAACCAGGCCAGCTCACCAATGTCTCCGTGTTTATGGCATATGTGGACCGTTACCTGCGCCAACGGCCGGATGTAAAAAAGGATCAGACCATTCTGGTGCGCCAGCTCGACCCCGGGCCGACTGGCCTGCCGATCGAGATCTACGTCTTCACCACCACCACCGCCTGGGAGGCATACGAAGCTATTCAGGCCAGTATTTTTGATCATCTGCTGGCCATCGTGCCGCAGTTTGGGTTGCGCGTCTTTCAAAACCCCACCGGGGCCAACTTTTCCAGTTGGCAGTAG
- a CDS encoding M3 family oligoendopeptidase: protein MAPKKKVTKKTAKKAAPKPKAKAPKKMIRKAASKPKAAAKRKANLGSVPRWDLSNVYPGLESAAFQAAVTELSAQLDGIDAYLVEQRIEKHAAGPLQTSSDAQAQVLAAVLDKMNAAMRLYGTLNAYIASFTTTDSFNQTARRIESEVEQYGVRLRKIDVSVRGWVGSLSAGQLAELTRRPGTLAEHSFYLQEMHAQSGYLMDAKEEALAAELSLSGSNAWGKLQNTTNSQLSVEFKLDGRLQKLPMPALINLRSHADPEVRRRGYEAEIAAFDTVKEVYAAAMNGVKGEVNTLNQRRGRSDALHASIDTSRIDRQTLDAMMEAMQDSFPTFRRYFKAKAKRLGKKSLAWWDLFAPMGSMDRTYTYQQARDFILEQFGNFSPDLQALAQRAFDNNWIDAEMREGKSAGAFCMEVPGVDESRILANFDGSMDQLSTLAHELGHAYHNECLVGKTYLQATTPMTLAETASIMCETIINNASLKLAQTPGEKLAILENQLLNASQVVVDITSRFLFEKEVFERRAKAELSADELCEIMERAQLATYGDGLDPKQLHKYMWTWKPHYYYAGFSFYNYPYAFGLLFGTGLYAIYQQRGAEFTKDYRDLLASTGLGDAATLAQRFGINIREKKFWQDSLAVIGQQIEEYVNLKA, encoded by the coding sequence ATGGCCCCCAAGAAAAAAGTCACCAAAAAGACCGCCAAGAAAGCTGCCCCCAAGCCTAAGGCGAAAGCGCCCAAGAAAATGATCCGCAAGGCGGCCAGCAAACCCAAGGCCGCTGCCAAGCGCAAAGCCAATCTGGGCAGTGTGCCGCGCTGGGATCTGAGCAATGTCTACCCTGGCCTGGAAAGCGCCGCCTTCCAGGCGGCGGTGACAGAGCTCTCGGCGCAACTGGATGGCATTGACGCCTATCTGGTGGAGCAGCGCATCGAAAAGCACGCCGCCGGGCCGCTGCAAACCAGCAGCGACGCGCAAGCGCAGGTGCTGGCCGCGGTACTGGACAAGATGAACGCGGCCATGCGCCTGTACGGCACGCTGAACGCCTACATCGCCTCGTTCACCACCACCGATTCGTTCAACCAGACCGCCCGCCGCATCGAATCCGAGGTGGAGCAATACGGCGTGCGGTTACGCAAGATCGATGTGAGTGTGCGCGGCTGGGTAGGCAGCCTGAGCGCCGGCCAACTGGCCGAGCTGACCCGCCGCCCCGGCACGTTGGCGGAGCACAGCTTCTACCTGCAAGAGATGCACGCCCAGAGCGGCTACCTGATGGACGCCAAAGAGGAAGCCCTGGCGGCTGAGCTCTCGCTCAGCGGCTCCAACGCGTGGGGCAAGCTGCAGAACACCACCAATTCGCAACTGAGCGTGGAATTCAAGCTGGATGGCAGACTGCAAAAGCTGCCCATGCCGGCGCTGATCAACCTGCGCAGCCATGCAGACCCTGAAGTACGCCGCCGCGGCTACGAAGCGGAGATTGCCGCGTTTGACACGGTGAAGGAAGTGTATGCCGCGGCGATGAACGGCGTTAAAGGCGAAGTGAATACGCTTAACCAGCGCCGCGGGCGCAGTGATGCCCTGCATGCCTCGATCGATACGTCCCGCATCGATCGCCAGACCCTGGACGCCATGATGGAAGCGATGCAAGACAGCTTCCCCACCTTCCGGCGCTACTTCAAGGCCAAGGCCAAGCGCCTGGGCAAAAAATCGCTGGCCTGGTGGGATCTGTTCGCGCCGATGGGCAGCATGGATCGCACCTATACCTATCAGCAGGCGCGTGATTTCATCCTCGAGCAGTTTGGCAACTTCTCCCCCGATCTGCAGGCGCTGGCCCAACGCGCCTTTGACAACAACTGGATCGACGCCGAGATGCGTGAGGGCAAGAGCGCAGGCGCCTTCTGCATGGAAGTGCCCGGTGTGGATGAATCACGCATTCTGGCCAACTTTGATGGCTCGATGGACCAACTGAGCACCCTGGCCCACGAGCTGGGGCACGCCTATCACAACGAATGCCTGGTGGGCAAGACCTACCTGCAGGCGACCACCCCGATGACGCTGGCCGAAACCGCTTCGATCATGTGCGAGACGATCATCAATAACGCTTCGCTCAAGCTGGCGCAAACCCCGGGCGAGAAGCTGGCGATCCTTGAGAACCAACTGCTCAACGCTTCGCAGGTGGTGGTGGATATCACCTCGCGCTTCCTGTTCGAGAAGGAAGTTTTCGAACGCCGCGCCAAAGCTGAACTCTCCGCCGATGAGCTGTGCGAGATCATGGAACGTGCCCAGTTGGCCACCTATGGCGATGGCCTGGACCCGAAGCAACTGCATAAGTACATGTGGACCTGGAAACCGCACTACTACTATGCGGGTTTCTCGTTCTACAACTACCCCTATGCCTTTGGCCTGCTGTTCGGCACCGGGCTGTATGCAATTTACCAGCAGCGTGGCGCCGAATTCACCAAGGATTACCGCGACCTGCTGGCCAGCACCGGCCTGGGGGATGCGGCCACCTTGGCACAACGCTTTGGCATCAACATTCGCGAGAAGAAATTCTGGCAAGACAGCCTGGCGGTGATCGGCCAGCAAATTGAGGAGTACGTCAACCTCAAGGCCTAG
- a CDS encoding pilus assembly protein — MRTPNCPRERGQSLTELAISFVVLVLVLAVGVDLGRAYFAMISLREAAEEGAIFGSFCPTTDTPIANRARSSSENLNITVNVARPGGNVAGQSLTVTVTQQFQLTMPFVGAILGTQTIPLSASSTSTILRATCP, encoded by the coding sequence ATGCGCACTCCCAATTGTCCGCGTGAACGTGGCCAAAGTTTGACCGAGCTAGCCATTTCTTTTGTGGTGCTGGTGCTGGTGTTGGCCGTAGGGGTAGACCTCGGGCGCGCCTACTTTGCTATGATCTCGCTGCGCGAAGCTGCGGAAGAGGGCGCTATCTTCGGCTCCTTTTGCCCCACTACCGATACGCCCATCGCCAATCGAGCCCGCAGTAGCTCAGAGAATCTGAACATTACTGTCAATGTAGCCCGGCCGGGCGGAAATGTGGCCGGCCAGTCGCTGACGGTTACCGTAACCCAGCAGTTCCAACTCACCATGCCATTTGTTGGGGCTATCCTGGGCACCCAAACCATACCCCTTTCGGCTTCATCCACGAGCACAATACTGCGCGCCACCTGCCCATAA
- a CDS encoding SET domain-containing protein has translation MTATEDFSLPYPNSWLSPKLEIRQEATIEGRGMFATQPIAKGEIVTIWGGDVVPTAIFKELPEHQKRQSAQVADGFYLVSSKPGPGDFINHSCDANAGLQGQIVIVALREIAAGEEVCIDYAMCDSTPGEDFTCSCGTAQCRGTITSADWQLPELQQRYAGHFSTYLQQKIDASA, from the coding sequence ATGACCGCAACTGAAGACTTTAGCCTGCCGTATCCCAATTCGTGGCTGTCTCCCAAGCTGGAGATCCGCCAGGAAGCTACGATCGAGGGCCGTGGCATGTTTGCCACCCAGCCGATCGCCAAAGGCGAGATCGTCACCATCTGGGGCGGCGATGTAGTGCCCACCGCCATCTTTAAGGAATTGCCGGAGCATCAAAAGCGCCAGAGCGCTCAGGTGGCCGATGGCTTTTACCTGGTGTCCAGCAAGCCCGGGCCGGGCGATTTCATCAACCACAGTTGCGATGCCAACGCCGGCCTGCAGGGCCAGATCGTGATTGTGGCACTACGTGAGATTGCGGCGGGCGAAGAAGTGTGTATTGACTACGCCATGTGCGATAGCACCCCGGGCGAGGACTTCACCTGCTCGTGTGGCACGGCGCAATGCCGCGGCACGATAACCAGCGCAGATTGGCAGTTGCCCGAATTGCAACAACGCTATGCCGGGCACTTTTCAACCTATCTGCAACAGAAAATTGACGCATCTGCTTAG
- the mscL gene encoding large conductance mechanosensitive channel protein MscL yields the protein MMFKEFKEFATRGNAMDLAIGLILGTAFTGIVNTLVNGVLMPPLGLLLGGADFKDLFVLLKPGEPAGPYVSLEAAKAAGAVTLNYGEFANALIHFLIVAVALFFLVKSLNRLYSMGRQAPAAPKSKAAKKK from the coding sequence ATGATGTTTAAGGAGTTCAAAGAATTTGCAACCCGCGGCAACGCCATGGATCTGGCGATTGGTTTGATCCTGGGCACCGCTTTCACGGGAATCGTCAACACCCTGGTGAATGGGGTGCTTATGCCCCCGCTGGGTTTGTTGCTGGGCGGCGCCGATTTTAAAGATCTGTTCGTGCTGCTCAAGCCGGGTGAACCGGCTGGCCCCTATGTCAGCCTGGAGGCCGCCAAGGCGGCCGGCGCAGTCACGCTCAACTACGGTGAATTTGCCAATGCGCTGATTCACTTCCTGATCGTGGCCGTAGCCTTGTTCTTCTTGGTCAAGAGCCTCAACCGCTTGTATAGCATGGGCCGCCAGGCGCCGGCGGCGCCCAAGAGCAAGGCCGCCAAAAAGAAGTGA
- a CDS encoding homogentisate 1,2-dioxygenase: MPFYHSLGEFPQKRHTQFRKPNGNLYREEVMGLEGFSGIQSLLYHHFLPPRIKNVELLGSAKPEYVDFGAIRHRAFRTADIPAGGDPVAARRVVLGNNDVTMSLSRPTKSMDYFYRNAQAYECWFVHEGSGVLRSQFGVLEFKAGDYVVIPFGTTWKLEISGPEARFFVIETPSHIEPPRRYRNEYGQLLEHAPYTERDIRVPTHLDTHTDRGEFEVRVKVRDTISRHVLDHHPHDVVGWDGYLYPWIFNINDYEPHVGALHLPPPTHQTFQGRNFVLCSFVPRLYDFHPDAIPAPYNHSNVQSDEVIYYAEGEFMSRKGIDRCDISMHPFGLPHGPQPGATEASIGKKRTDELAVMVDTFHPLHLTTDALEMEKPEYQDSWMDGDGE, encoded by the coding sequence ATGCCCTTCTACCACTCCCTCGGTGAATTTCCGCAAAAGCGCCATACCCAGTTCCGCAAGCCCAATGGCAACCTGTATCGTGAAGAAGTAATGGGTTTGGAGGGCTTTTCTGGCATCCAATCCCTGCTGTATCACCACTTCTTGCCCCCGCGCATCAAAAACGTAGAGCTTCTCGGCAGTGCCAAGCCCGAATATGTCGACTTTGGCGCCATTCGCCACCGCGCCTTCCGCACCGCCGATATCCCGGCGGGCGGCGACCCGGTAGCGGCGCGCCGTGTAGTGCTGGGCAACAATGACGTCACCATGAGCCTCAGCCGCCCCACCAAGAGCATGGACTATTTCTATCGCAACGCGCAGGCTTATGAGTGCTGGTTCGTGCACGAGGGCAGCGGCGTGCTGCGCAGCCAGTTTGGTGTACTGGAGTTCAAGGCTGGCGATTACGTGGTCATTCCCTTCGGCACCACCTGGAAGCTGGAAATCTCTGGGCCGGAGGCACGCTTCTTCGTCATCGAAACGCCATCGCACATTGAGCCGCCGCGCCGCTACCGCAACGAATACGGCCAACTGCTGGAGCACGCCCCCTACACCGAGCGCGACATCCGCGTACCAACCCATCTGGATACGCACACGGACCGCGGCGAATTTGAAGTGCGCGTCAAAGTGCGTGACACGATCAGCCGCCATGTACTTGACCATCACCCGCATGATGTTGTGGGCTGGGATGGCTACTTGTACCCGTGGATCTTCAACATCAACGACTACGAGCCGCATGTAGGCGCGCTGCATTTGCCCCCGCCTACGCACCAGACCTTTCAGGGGCGCAATTTTGTATTGTGCTCGTTTGTGCCACGCCTGTACGACTTCCACCCGGATGCGATTCCGGCGCCCTACAACCACTCGAACGTGCAATCGGACGAGGTGATTTACTACGCCGAGGGCGAGTTCATGTCTCGCAAGGGCATTGACCGCTGTGATATTTCTATGCACCCCTTCGGCCTGCCGCACGGCCCGCAGCCCGGCGCCACCGAGGCTTCGATCGGCAAGAAGCGCACGGATGAGCTGGCCGTGATGGTGGATACCTTCCACCCGCTGCACCTCACCACGGATGCACTCGAGATGGAAAAGCCAGAGTATCAAGACAGTTGGATGGACGGAGACGGAGAGTAA
- a CDS encoding fumarylacetoacetate hydrolase family protein — MRYLTFTAPNDERPRLGALIAEDRVVSLGRGDLPQDMLSFIRSGADTWALAAQIARQTQSVWPLSEVRLLAPLSNPPSIRDAYAFEQHVRTANQNRGREVPAEWYEFPVFYFTNPTTVFGPGDEIQIPSYTQAMDYELEVAAIIGKPGRDIAPEQAVEHIFGFTIMNDWSARDIQRKEMKVGLGPAKGKDFATSLGPVIVTPDELAAHASGRPGVYSLAMKARVNGQQLSQGNWGDIHYSFGEIVARASQGVTLQPGDVIASGTVGTGCLLELTKAEGPWLKAGDVVELEVEGMGVLANRVI, encoded by the coding sequence ATGCGTTACCTGACCTTTACTGCACCGAATGATGAGCGCCCCCGATTGGGGGCGCTCATTGCTGAAGACCGCGTGGTCTCGCTGGGGCGCGGCGACCTGCCGCAGGATATGCTGAGCTTCATTCGCTCTGGGGCGGATACCTGGGCGCTGGCGGCGCAGATTGCGCGTCAGACACAATCGGTGTGGCCGCTGAGCGAGGTGCGCCTGCTAGCGCCGCTGAGCAACCCACCCAGCATTCGTGATGCGTATGCCTTTGAGCAGCATGTGCGCACCGCCAACCAGAACCGCGGGCGCGAAGTGCCGGCGGAGTGGTACGAGTTCCCCGTCTTTTACTTCACCAACCCCACCACAGTGTTTGGGCCAGGCGATGAAATCCAAATCCCCAGCTATACGCAGGCGATGGACTATGAGCTGGAAGTGGCAGCCATCATCGGCAAGCCGGGGCGCGATATCGCCCCGGAGCAGGCCGTGGAGCACATCTTTGGCTTCACCATCATGAACGATTGGTCGGCCCGCGATATCCAGCGCAAGGAAATGAAGGTGGGGCTTGGCCCAGCCAAAGGCAAGGACTTTGCCACCAGCCTAGGCCCCGTGATCGTGACGCCAGACGAGCTGGCCGCACATGCCAGCGGGCGGCCGGGAGTGTACTCCCTGGCGATGAAGGCGCGCGTGAACGGCCAGCAACTCTCGCAGGGCAACTGGGGCGACATTCACTATTCCTTCGGCGAAATCGTGGCGCGCGCCTCGCAGGGGGTAACTCTACAGCCCGGCGATGTGATCGCCTCGGGCACAGTGGGCACCGGCTGCCTGCTGGAGCTGACCAAGGCCGAAGGCCCGTGGCTGAAGGCGGGCGATGTAGTGGAGCTGGAGGTGGAGGGGATGGGAGTGCTAGCAAATCGAGTGATCTAG
- a CDS encoding flavin reductase family protein, whose amino-acid sequence MHIDPKTAPAGALSKVINGCVVPRPIAWVSSVDAAGIHNLAPFSFFNVAAHNPPTLLFCAEVRGTDGGVKDTYNNILATKEYAINIVNEDLAEAMNLSSTELPPEGDEFALAGLTPAPSVRVRAPRVAESPASFECVLSQVVPVGDGTPGSSWIILGEVVHIHIADEIINEKFYIDAQKLRAIGRLSGFGYTRTTDTFDMQRPPSQLVSKP is encoded by the coding sequence ATGCATATCGATCCAAAGACCGCGCCCGCCGGCGCGCTGAGTAAAGTCATCAACGGCTGCGTTGTACCGCGCCCGATTGCCTGGGTGTCCAGCGTAGATGCGGCGGGCATACACAATTTGGCGCCTTTTTCGTTCTTCAACGTAGCTGCCCATAACCCGCCCACCCTGCTTTTTTGCGCCGAGGTGCGCGGCACGGATGGCGGCGTCAAGGACACCTACAACAACATTTTGGCCACCAAAGAGTACGCGATCAACATCGTCAACGAAGACCTGGCCGAGGCCATGAACCTGAGCTCCACCGAACTGCCCCCCGAGGGCGATGAGTTCGCACTCGCCGGGCTGACGCCTGCGCCCAGCGTGCGCGTGCGTGCCCCGCGCGTGGCGGAGAGCCCGGCCAGCTTTGAATGTGTGCTAAGCCAGGTGGTGCCCGTGGGGGATGGGACGCCGGGCTCCTCGTGGATCATCCTCGGCGAGGTGGTGCACATCCACATTGCCGATGAGATCATCAACGAGAAGTTCTACATCGACGCTCAGAAGCTGCGCGCCATTGGCCGCCTGTCTGGCTTCGGCTATACCCGCACCACGGATACCTTTGACATGCAGCGCCCACCCTCTCAACTTGTGAGCAAGCCATGA